A window of Chelonoidis abingdonii isolate Lonesome George unplaced genomic scaffold, CheloAbing_2.0 scaffold2506, whole genome shotgun sequence genomic DNA:
AAGGCCCTGAGGTTGATATCAGAGGCCCTAAACTGGATGTTCATGTTCCTGAGGTTGACCTGCAGGGACCAGAGGGAAGATGGAAAGGTCCTAAATTTAAGATGCCTGAGATGCACATCAAGGCACCTAAAATCTCCATGCCAGACATTGACTTGAATTTGAAAGGCCCTAAAGTGAAGGGAGATGTGGATGTTCCTGTTCCAAAGATTGAGGGTGATTTGAAAGGTCCTGAAGTTGATCTTAAAGGCCCCACAGTTGACATTGACGCACCAGATATGGATCTTCATGGCCCAGAAGGTAAATTTAAAATGCCTAAGTTCAAAATGCCCAAGTTTGGAATGTCTGGGTTCAAaggagagggaccagacgtggaTGTAAGCCTTCCAAAAGGGGAGATTGATCTCTCAGGTCCAAAAGTAGACATTGATGCTCCTGATTTGGATATTGAAGGGCCAGAAGGACACCTGAAAGGTCCCAGATTTAAGATGCCTGAAATGCACATCAAGGCACCTAAAATCTCCATGCCAGATGTCGATTTGAATTTGAAAGGCCCTAAAGTGAAGGGGGATGTGGATGTGTCTGTTCCAAATATTGAGGGTGATTTGAAAGGTCCTGAGTTTGATATAAAAGGCCCCAAAGTTGACATTGCTGCACCAGATGTGGATCTTCATGGCCCAGAAGGTAAACTTAAAATGCCTAAATTCAAAATGCCCAAATTCAGCATGCCTGGGTTCAAAGGAGAGGGACCAGAGGTGGATGTGAAGCTTCCAAAAGGGGAGATGGATATTTCTGGTCCCAAGATAGACACTGATGCTCCGGAGTTGGATATTGAAGGTcctgaaggaaggctgaaaggaCCCAAATTTAAAATGCCTGAAATGCACATCAAGGCACCAAAAATCTCCATGCCGGACATTGACTTAAACTTAAAAGGTCCCAAAATGAAAGGAGATGTAGATGTTTCCCTTCCAAAGCTAGAAAGTGATTTGAAGGGCCCTGAATTTCATCTCCAAGGCCCCAAAGTTGACATTGATGCACCAGATATGGATATTCATGGCCCAGAGGGTAAATTCAAAATGCCTAAATTTAAAATGCCCAAGTTTGGAATGCCTGGGTTCAAAGGGGAGGGACCAGATGTGGATGTAAGCCTTCCGAAAGGGGAGATTGATCTCTCAGGTCCAAAAGTAGACATTGATGCTCCTGATTTGGAAATTGAAGGTCCAGATGGGAAATGGAAAGGTCCTAAATTTAAGATGCCTGAAATGCACATAAAGGCACCTAAAATCTCCATGCCAGATGTCGATTTACACTTGAAAAGCCCTAATGTGAAGGGAGATGTGGATGTGTCAGTTCCAAAAATTGAGGGTGATTTGAAGGGGCCTGAGTTTGACATCAAAGGCCCTAAAATTGACCTTGATGCACCAGATGTGGATCTTCATGGCCCAGAGGGTAAACTCAAAATGCCTAAATTCAAAATGCCTAAATTTGGCATGCCAGGGTTCAAAGGGGAGGGCCC
This region includes:
- the LOC116816327 gene encoding neuroblast differentiation-associated protein AHNAK-like, producing MPEMHIKAPKISMPDVDFNLKGPKVKGDVDVSVPKIEGDLKGPEVDIRGPKLDVHVPEVDLQGPEGRWKGPKFKMPEMHIKAPKISMPDIDLNLKGPKVKGDVDVPVPKIEGDLKGPEVDLKGPTVDIDAPDMDLHGPEGKFKMPKFKMPKFGMSGFKGEGPDVDVSLPKGEIDLSGPKVDIDAPDLDIEGPEGHLKGPRFKMPEMHIKAPKISMPDVDLNLKGPKVKGDVDVSVPNIEGDLKGPEFDIKGPKVDIAAPDVDLHGPEGKLKMPKFKMPKFSMPGFKGEGPEVDVKLPKGEMDISGPKIDTDAPELDIEGPEGRLKGPKFKMPEMHIKAPKISMPDIDLNLKGPKMKGDVDVSLPKLESDLKGPEFHLQGPKVDIDAPDMDIHGPEGKFKMPKFKMPKFGMPGFKGEGPDVDVSLPKGEIDLSGPKVDIDAPDLEIEGPDGKWKGPKFKMPEMHIKAPKISMPDVDLHLKSPNVKGDVDVSVPKIEGDLKGPEFDIKGPKIDLDAPDVDLHGPEGKLKMPKFKMPKFGMPGFKGEGPDVDIKLPKGEVDISGPKVDIDTPDLNVEGPEGKLKGPKFKMPEMHINVPKISMPDIDLNLKGPKLKGDVDVSVPKLEGDLKGPEVDIKGPKVDIDAPDVEIEGPDG